From a region of the Desmodus rotundus isolate HL8 chromosome 7, HLdesRot8A.1, whole genome shotgun sequence genome:
- the DLL4 gene encoding delta-like protein 4, with protein MAAASRSASGWALLLLVALCQQRAAGSGVFQLQLQEFVNDRGVLASGLRCEPGCRTFFRVCLKHFQTVFSPGPCTFGSVSTPVLGTNSFAIADDSSGGGRNPLQLPFNFTWPGTFSLTIEAWHAPGEDLRPEAMPPNALISKITIQGSLAVGRNWLLDEQTDPLPTRLRYSYRVICSDNYYGDSCSRLCKKRNDHFGHYVCQPDGSLSCLPGWTGEYCEQPVCLSGCHEQNGYCSKPAECICRPGWQGRLCNECIPHNGCRHGTCSVPWQCTCNEGWGGLFCDQDLNYCTHHAPCKNGATCSNSGQRSYTCTCRPGYTGVDCELKLSECDSNPCRNGGSCKDQEDGYHCLCPPGYYGLHCEHSTLSCANSPCFNGGSCRERTQGTSYACECPPNFTGSNCEKKVDRCTSNPCANGGQCLNRGPNRICRCRPGFTGPRCELQISDCARSPCAHGGTCHDLENGLVCTCPAGFSGRLCEVRTVSDACASGPCLNGATCYPSRSPDNFVCNCPYGFLGSRCEFPVTMPPSFPWVAVSLGVGLAVVLVLLGMVAVAVRQLRLRRPDDGSREAMNNLSDFQKDNLIPAAQLKNTNQKKELEVDCGLDKSNCGKWQNHTLDCNLAPGPLGRGVMLGKYSHSDKSLGEKAPLRLHSEKPECRISAICAPRDSMYQSVCLISEERNECVIATEV; from the exons ATGGCAGCCGCGTCTCGTAGCGCCTCTGGTTGGGCGCTACTGTTGCTGGTGGCACTTTGTCAGCAG CGCGCGGCCGGCTCCGGAGTCTTCCAGCTGCAGCTTCAGGAGTTTGTCAACGACCGCGGCGTACTGGCCAGCGGGCTGCGGTGCGAACCCGGCTGCAGGACCTTCTTCCGCGTCTGCCTGAAGCACTTCCAGACGGTCTTCTCGCCCGGGCCCTGCACCTTCGGTAGCGTCTCCACACCTGTGTTGGGCACCAACTCCTTCGCCATTGCGGACGACAGTAGCGGCGGGGGACGCAACCCTCTCCAATTGCCTTTCAATTTCACCTGGCCG GGCACCTTCTCACTCACCATCGAAGCTTGGCACGCGCCGGGAGAAGACCTGCGGCCAG AGGCCATGCCACCAAACGCGCTCATCAGCAAGATCACCATCCAGGGCTCCCTAGCTGTGGGCCGGAACTGGCTACTGGATGAACAGACTGACCCTCTCCCAACAAGGCTTCGCTACTCTTACCGGGTCATCTGCAGTGACAACTACTATGGGGACAGCTGCTCCCGCCTGTGCAAGAAGCGCAATGACCACTTCGGCCACTACGTGTGCCAGCCAGATGGCAGCCTGTCCTGTCTGCCGGGCTGGACCGGGGAGTACTGCGAACAGC CTGTCTGTCTTTCTGGCTGTCACGAACAGAATGGCTACTGCAGCAAGCCTGCCGAGTGCAT CTGCCGCCCAGGCTGGCAGGGCCGCCTGTGCAACGAATGCATCCCCCACAATGGCTGTCGCCATGGCACTTGCAGCGTCCCCTGGCAATGTACCTGTAATGAGGGCTGGGgaggcctcttctgtgaccagg ATCTCAACTATTGCACCCATCACGCCCCGTGCAAGAATGGGGCAACATGCTCTAACAGTGGGCAGCGGAGCTACACCTGCACCTGCCGCCCAGGCTACACCGGTGTGGACTGTGAGCTGAAGCTCAGCGAGTGTGACAGCAACCCCTGTCGCAATGGAGGCAGCTGTAAG GACCAGGAGGATGGCTACCACTGCCTGTGTCCCCCAGGCTACTATGGCCTGCACTGCGAACACAGCACCTTGAGCTGTGCCAACTCCCCGTGCTTCAATGGGGGCTCCTGCCGGGAGCGCACCCAGGGGACCAGCTATGCCTGTGAATGCCCTCCCAACTTCACCGGCTCCAACTGTGAGAAGAAAGTGGACAGGTGTACTAGCAACCCATGTGCCAATG GGGGCCAGTGCCTGAACCGAGGTCCGAACCGCATCTGCCGCTGCCGCCCTGGGTTCACGGGCCCCCGCTGTGAACTCCAGATCAGCGACTGTGCCCGCAGCCCTTGTGCCCACGGTGGCACCTGCCATGACCTGGAGAACGGGCTTGTGTGCACCTGCCCCGCTGGATTCTCTGGCAGGCTCTGTGAGGTGCGGACAGTGAGCGATGCCTGTGCCTCAGGACCTTGCTTAAATGGGGCCACCTGCTACCCCAGCCGCTCCCCCGACAATTTCGTCTGCAATTGCCCCTATGGCTTCCTGGGCAGCCGCTGCGAGTTTCCTGTGACCATGCCTCCCAGCTTCCCCTGGGTGGCTGTCTCCCTGGGCGTGGGGCTGGCGGTGGTGCTGGTGTTGCTGGGCATGGTGGCAGTGGCCGTGCGGCAGCTGCGGCTTCGGCGGCCAGACGACGGCAGCAGGGAGGCCATGAACAACCTGTCAGACTTCCAGAAGGACAACCTGATCCCCGCTGCCCAGCTCAAGAACACAAACCAGAAGAAGGAGCTGGAAGTAGACTGTGGCCTGGACAAGTCCAACTGTGGCAAGTGGCAGAATCACACTTTGGACTGTAATCTGGCCCCAGGACCCCTGGGCCGGGGCGTCATGCTGGGGAAGTATTCCCACAGTGACAAGAGCTTAGGGGAAAAGGCGCCACTGCGGTTACACAG TGAAAAGCCCGAGTGTCGGATATCAGCGATATGTGCCCCCAGGGACTCCATGTACCAGTCTGTGTGTTTGATATCAGAGGAGAGGAACGAATGTGTCATTGCCACGGAG GTATAA